In Bremerella sp. JC817, the following are encoded in one genomic region:
- a CDS encoding STAS domain-containing protein, producing MNLQIVSTKDSHVHIAVSGRVSQDGMSRDQEPIATLLGPEAYTLTVLLDLGGAEVIDSSGIGWLLTCHKRFAENGGRMVCYSAPPAVANVFKLMRMDLVFDSAANAAEAEKLAGVNSQ from the coding sequence ATGAATCTACAGATCGTTTCCACGAAAGACAGCCACGTACACATCGCCGTTTCTGGGCGAGTCAGCCAGGACGGTATGTCCCGCGATCAAGAACCGATCGCGACGCTGCTTGGTCCCGAGGCCTACACGCTGACCGTTCTTCTCGATCTGGGAGGGGCTGAAGTGATTGACTCCAGCGGAATCGGTTGGCTGCTGACCTGCCATAAACGATTCGCGGAAAATGGCGGCCGCATGGTTTGCTATTCGGCTCCGCCAGCGGTGGCGAACGTCTTCAAACTGATGCGTATGGATCTTGTCTTTGATAGCGCGGCCAATGCTGCGGAAGCGGAGAAACTAGCTGGTGTCAACTCACAATAA
- a CDS encoding ferredoxin family protein, with protein MTHVVCEPCFNCKYTDCVVVCPVECFYEGDKILYIHPEECIDCEACVPECPVEAIFHEDNVPEEWQGFIELNAEMAPQCESITEKKEPLAED; from the coding sequence ATGACTCACGTAGTCTGCGAACCGTGCTTTAACTGCAAGTACACGGATTGCGTTGTTGTGTGCCCCGTCGAGTGCTTCTACGAAGGGGATAAGATTCTGTACATCCATCCCGAAGAATGTATCGACTGCGAAGCTTGCGTGCCGGAATGCCCGGTCGAAGCGATCTTCCACGAAGACAACGTGCCAGAAGAATGGCAAGGCTTCATCGAACTGAATGCCGAAATGGCTCCTCAGTGCGAATCGATCACCGAAAAGAAAGAGCCGCTGGCCGAAGATTAA
- a CDS encoding carboxypeptidase-like regulatory domain-containing protein, translated as MKFAQVSVLLCASVALLLIGCGKAPSQTFTGKITLDGNPLAQAGIELLPKEGGATGVHYGTTDAEGRFTITEDDTNPITPGEYSVVVDKVPTEMGGKSEVPDPYRNKEKTPLSVTIADGSTDLAEIELSSKP; from the coding sequence ATGAAGTTTGCTCAAGTCAGCGTACTGCTTTGCGCTTCGGTAGCGTTGTTGCTAATTGGTTGTGGTAAAGCACCTTCGCAAACGTTCACCGGCAAGATAACTCTCGATGGAAATCCGCTCGCGCAAGCGGGCATTGAACTCCTTCCGAAAGAAGGGGGAGCGACCGGAGTCCATTACGGTACTACCGATGCCGAAGGACGCTTCACGATTACCGAAGACGACACCAATCCGATCACTCCGGGCGAATATTCGGTAGTCGTCGACAAAGTTCCGACCGAGATGGGAGGCAAGAGCGAGGTGCCCGATCCTTATCGCAATAAGGAAAAGACACCGTTGTCGGTGACGATTGCTGATGGTTCGACTGACCTGGCGGAAATCGAACTAAGTAGCAAGCCGTAG
- a CDS encoding cupin domain-containing protein — protein MASISIPDENRTITDVQEICDFLKPFGIWYEKWEVAGRIGEKATNEEILEAYSPEIERLKQQGGFVTADVINVSPETPNLDAMLEKFNKEHTHSEDEVRFTVEGRGVFHINPENGPVFAVQVETGDLINVPRDTQHWFNLCTDRHIRCIRLFEDPTGWTPHYMEDGVHIKYSPLCWGPDYLAKADDIDPVVNV, from the coding sequence ATGGCCAGCATTTCCATTCCTGACGAAAACCGCACCATCACTGATGTCCAGGAAATCTGCGACTTCCTCAAGCCGTTCGGAATCTGGTACGAAAAGTGGGAAGTCGCCGGACGCATCGGCGAGAAGGCCACCAACGAAGAAATCCTGGAAGCATACAGTCCCGAGATCGAACGTCTGAAGCAGCAAGGCGGTTTCGTCACGGCTGACGTGATCAACGTTTCGCCAGAAACGCCGAATCTGGATGCCATGCTCGAGAAGTTCAATAAAGAACATACCCACAGTGAAGACGAAGTTCGCTTCACGGTGGAAGGCCGCGGCGTGTTCCACATCAATCCGGAAAATGGTCCGGTCTTCGCTGTCCAAGTCGAAACAGGCGACCTGATCAACGTGCCGCGCGATACCCAGCACTGGTTCAACCTGTGCACCGATCGCCACATCCGCTGCATCCGTTTGTTTGAAGATCCTACCGGCTGGACTCCGCATTACATGGAAGATGGCGTGCATATCAAGTACTCGCCACTTTGCTGGGGACCAGACTACCTGGCCAAAGCCGACGATATCGATCCTGTGGTGAACGTCTAA
- a CDS encoding DUF1559 domain-containing protein, whose translation MTRRGGFTLVELLVVIAIIGVLIALLLPAVQQAREAARRMQCTNKVKQLIIASHNVHDTYGIFPPAGGKSNGWNAKVQRKGPFYNLAGSFYFHLLPYMEQNSLYDKAVGAGGNMDSTVDGRRVYNYIIEAYRCPSERSPAGASGYGYPTGPDKTHAVCNYGVNYMAFCDVSSNNQEGATNIAMVTDGLTNTVFFGERYGQCTSNKSSLWANSSGTWAPQICRGVNPKTGTCSVPQITPVYTSAGDSSSGGSSPHPGAMNVGLGDGSVTKVSGTIEASVWANLTNPIDGNVIGEY comes from the coding sequence ATGACCCGGCGCGGAGGTTTTACACTCGTCGAGCTTCTGGTGGTGATTGCCATCATCGGTGTCTTGATTGCCTTGCTCTTGCCTGCCGTTCAACAGGCACGCGAGGCGGCTCGACGAATGCAGTGCACGAACAAAGTAAAGCAGTTGATCATCGCCTCGCACAACGTGCACGATACGTACGGAATCTTTCCACCGGCCGGCGGTAAGTCGAATGGATGGAATGCCAAAGTTCAGCGGAAAGGTCCGTTCTATAACCTGGCAGGCTCGTTCTACTTCCACCTATTGCCTTACATGGAACAGAACTCGCTCTACGACAAAGCCGTTGGTGCTGGTGGGAACATGGACAGTACGGTCGATGGACGACGCGTTTACAACTACATCATCGAAGCGTATCGCTGCCCATCCGAGCGTAGCCCCGCCGGCGCTTCGGGCTATGGCTACCCAACCGGACCCGACAAGACGCATGCCGTCTGCAACTACGGCGTGAACTACATGGCATTCTGCGACGTCTCTTCCAACAATCAGGAAGGGGCCACCAACATTGCGATGGTGACCGACGGTCTGACGAATACGGTCTTCTTCGGCGAACGTTACGGTCAGTGCACCTCAAACAAGTCGAGCCTCTGGGCGAACTCGTCCGGAACATGGGCTCCGCAAATTTGCCGCGGGGTGAATCCAAAGACCGGAACTTGTTCGGTACCCCAGATTACGCCGGTCTACACCAGCGCTGGGGACTCGAGCAGCGGCGGTAGTTCGCCACACCCAGGGGCGATGAATGTCGGGCTGGGGGATGGAAGCGTCACGAAGGTGAGCGGAACGATCGAAGCTTCGGTCTGGGCCAATCTCACCAACCCAATCGACGGCAACGTGATCGGCGAATATTAA
- a CDS encoding SDR family NAD(P)-dependent oxidoreductase, protein MSVKSLFDLTGRKALVTGGSKGIGKAIARAFAECGADVCITARHEEELQAAAKEIAQGLSGRVEYRVCDMGDRAAVDAMSIDVLQSLQGIDILVNNAGTNKPEILTETTDDVWDEVLELNFTACMRLARHVVPGMKEKNWGRIIHLSSVMALASNPGRGLYSGTKAALIGMARAHALELGPYGITVNCICPGPIATDLPMSLLNDEQKQRFAERTAVKRWGETMDMVGPALLLGSDAGAYITGTTILADGGLICRTFD, encoded by the coding sequence ATGTCGGTAAAAAGTCTGTTCGATTTGACCGGTCGCAAGGCATTGGTAACGGGAGGCAGCAAGGGAATCGGTAAAGCGATTGCCCGAGCCTTTGCCGAATGCGGCGCCGATGTCTGCATCACGGCCCGTCACGAAGAAGAACTGCAAGCCGCCGCGAAAGAAATCGCCCAGGGGCTCAGCGGCCGAGTCGAGTATCGCGTTTGCGATATGGGAGATCGCGCGGCGGTCGATGCGATGTCGATCGACGTCCTGCAATCGCTCCAGGGAATCGACATTTTGGTGAACAATGCCGGGACGAACAAACCTGAAATCTTAACGGAAACTACCGACGATGTTTGGGATGAAGTGTTAGAACTCAACTTCACCGCGTGCATGCGTTTAGCCCGCCATGTTGTTCCGGGGATGAAGGAAAAAAACTGGGGGCGAATCATCCATCTCTCGAGTGTCATGGCGCTAGCCTCGAATCCGGGTCGAGGACTCTATTCCGGAACGAAAGCGGCACTCATCGGTATGGCCAGAGCACACGCGTTGGAACTAGGGCCTTACGGAATCACCGTGAATTGCATTTGTCCTGGCCCGATTGCTACCGACCTGCCGATGAGCTTGTTAAACGACGAGCAAAAACAGCGTTTCGCCGAGCGAACCGCCGTCAAAAGGTGGGGTGAGACGATGGATATGGTAGGTCCCGCCTTGTTGCTAGGTAGTGACGCGGGAGCCTACATTACAGGTACCACCATCCTTGCCGATGGTGGCCTCATTTGCCGAACGTTCGACTAA
- the mtnB gene encoding methylthioribulose 1-phosphate dehydratase codes for MSTDTEPKCSPTHPALSGSEKAIQGLRETGQYFFQRGWSVGTSSNYSVVVNRSPLQLMVTASGMDKGRLKPNDFVRCNYDGNQVDSSNMPTTDQPRSSAETLLHVVIARMEEVGSVLHTHSVWGTLLSDHFGAKGGFEIEDYEMLKGLAGVKSHQHVEHVPIFENTQDIPKLAEKVEKRLHDESQPPIHGFLIRNHGLYTWGEDLDEARRHIEIYEFLFEVLGRKLAAQGKLCQSV; via the coding sequence ATGAGCACCGATACTGAACCTAAGTGTTCTCCTACCCATCCGGCCTTGAGCGGTTCTGAAAAAGCCATTCAAGGACTTCGCGAGACGGGGCAGTACTTCTTTCAACGCGGTTGGTCGGTCGGCACCAGCAGCAACTACAGCGTCGTCGTCAATCGCAGCCCGCTGCAGTTGATGGTTACGGCCAGCGGCATGGACAAAGGCCGCTTGAAGCCCAACGACTTCGTTCGTTGCAACTACGACGGCAACCAGGTCGACTCCTCGAACATGCCCACCACCGATCAGCCACGCTCGTCGGCCGAAACGCTGCTGCATGTCGTGATCGCTCGTATGGAAGAAGTTGGCTCGGTGCTGCATACGCACTCGGTCTGGGGCACGCTGCTCTCGGATCACTTCGGCGCCAAAGGGGGCTTCGAGATCGAAGACTATGAAATGCTGAAGGGCCTCGCCGGTGTCAAGTCGCATCAGCACGTCGAACATGTGCCGATCTTCGAGAACACCCAAGACATTCCGAAGCTGGCCGAAAAGGTCGAGAAGCGTCTGCACGACGAGTCGCAGCCACCGATCCACGGCTTTTTGATTCGGAACCATGGCCTCTATACGTGGGGTGAAGACCTGGACGAAGCTCGTCGCCATATCGAGATCTACGAGTTTCTTTTCGAGGTCCTCGGGCGTAAACTGGCAGCACAAGGCAAGCTTTGCCAATCGGTCTAA
- a CDS encoding tRNA-(ms[2]io[6]A)-hydroxylase: MLHLQSESGQRWLDQVEKNTDVVLIDHAHCEKKAAGTALNLIFAYVEDEELCREMTLIVNEELEHFNMVRDLLKRRGIPFRRLKPCNYGAQLHDLIRNQEPQRAVDRLLVAGLIEARSCERFGLLRKHLPDAELRDFYDSLFESEARHHAVYVRLAKHFAPEAEVMQRLDELAAAEAAIIATGDENARVHS; this comes from the coding sequence ATGCTGCATCTCCAATCCGAGTCGGGCCAGCGTTGGCTCGACCAGGTCGAGAAGAACACCGACGTGGTGTTGATCGACCATGCTCATTGCGAAAAGAAAGCGGCCGGCACCGCACTGAATCTCATCTTTGCGTATGTTGAAGATGAAGAGCTTTGCCGCGAGATGACCTTAATCGTGAACGAAGAACTCGAGCACTTTAACATGGTGCGCGATCTCCTGAAGCGACGTGGCATCCCCTTCCGCCGTTTGAAGCCCTGTAACTACGGAGCACAGTTGCACGACCTGATTCGCAACCAGGAACCGCAACGAGCCGTCGACCGGTTGCTGGTCGCTGGCCTGATCGAAGCCCGCAGCTGCGAGCGATTTGGTTTGCTTCGTAAGCATTTGCCTGATGCGGAACTGCGAGACTTCTACGACAGCTTGTTCGAGTCAGAAGCACGCCATCATGCGGTTTATGTCCGCCTGGCGAAGCACTTTGCTCCGGAAGCGGAAGTCATGCAGCGTCTCGATGAGTTGGCAGCTGCCGAAGCGGCCATCATTGCCACTGGTGACGAAAACGCCAGGGTGCATAGTTAG
- a CDS encoding ATPase, T2SS/T4P/T4SS family: MSTHNKNSHGIDFAQIDSDNLEPEAQMRLLIEHCAMVGASDLFIFAGEPHYQIAMRMWGRMKNITTLAASEGRQLLNYVKALAGIDITERRRPQDGRWIYRDDEKVIDLRLNLIPTREGEDLTIRLLDRANNLLSIDQIGLGRHDRNALMEMLQSESGLVLVTGPTGTGKTTTLYACLQHLNDGSRKINTLEDPIEFSLPGIRQSQVNTKVGLDFPELLRGVIRQQPDIIMVGEIRDKETAVTAVRAANSGHLVFATLHAPVATGAVQSMLSFDIHPYFLASCLRGVIAQRLVRTLDPETRMKYELGSTGNTFADIEALLEPGEGTYFYGPDPSAENEGYCGRTAIFEMVTVNRGLREAIVARHPTHELEKMAEEMGMITFRKAAMLKVAQGVTSMEEVFKNIPVEYLDLETNS; encoded by the coding sequence GTGTCAACTCACAATAAGAACTCCCACGGAATCGACTTCGCCCAGATCGACAGCGATAACCTTGAACCTGAAGCCCAGATGCGGTTGCTGATCGAGCACTGCGCGATGGTGGGTGCCAGTGACTTGTTTATCTTCGCCGGCGAACCGCACTACCAGATCGCCATGCGGATGTGGGGACGGATGAAGAACATCACCACCCTTGCCGCCAGCGAAGGTCGCCAACTGCTGAACTACGTGAAGGCATTGGCCGGCATCGACATCACCGAACGTCGCCGTCCGCAAGATGGACGCTGGATCTATCGCGACGACGAAAAGGTAATCGACCTGCGATTGAACCTGATCCCGACCCGGGAAGGGGAAGACCTGACGATCCGCTTGCTCGATCGGGCCAACAATCTGCTGTCGATCGATCAGATCGGTCTCGGTCGTCACGACCGCAACGCGTTGATGGAAATGCTGCAGTCGGAATCGGGATTGGTCCTGGTGACTGGCCCGACCGGCACCGGCAAGACAACGACGCTTTATGCCTGTCTCCAGCATCTGAACGACGGCAGTCGCAAGATCAACACGCTGGAAGACCCGATCGAGTTCTCGCTGCCAGGCATTCGCCAGTCGCAAGTGAACACGAAGGTTGGCCTCGACTTCCCAGAGCTACTTCGCGGCGTGATTCGTCAGCAGCCTGATATCATCATGGTCGGGGAGATCCGCGATAAAGAGACCGCCGTCACCGCCGTTCGCGCGGCCAACAGCGGGCACCTCGTCTTTGCCACGCTGCATGCCCCGGTCGCTACCGGTGCGGTGCAAAGCATGCTTTCGTTCGACATTCATCCTTACTTCCTGGCAAGCTGCCTGCGAGGAGTAATCGCTCAGCGATTGGTACGAACGCTCGATCCTGAAACGCGGATGAAGTACGAGCTTGGTTCGACCGGCAACACGTTCGCCGACATTGAAGCCTTGCTTGAACCAGGCGAAGGGACTTACTTCTATGGCCCTGATCCATCGGCCGAGAATGAAGGCTACTGCGGCCGGACGGCGATCTTCGAGATGGTGACCGTCAATCGTGGGCTGCGAGAAGCGATCGTTGCCCGGCATCCAACTCACGAGTTGGAGAAGATGGCCGAAGAGATGGGCATGATCACCTTCCGCAAAGCGGCAATGCTAAAGGTCGCCCAGGGCGTTACCAGCATGGAAGAGGTATTCAAGAACATCCCGGTCGAGTACCTCGACCTGGAAACGAATAGCTAA
- the mtnC gene encoding acireductone synthase yields the protein MASPWNVILLDIEGTTSSVRFVYDVMFPYVLKGLDSFLAQSWNDPALAPVLDQIAQDAGSESFLAWTADLTDEDQRREKVATEIRRLMDDDVKATGLKALQGMIWKDGFERGEMIAQVYDDVPPALETWTKAGMRVYIYSSGSIAAQKLFFGHSEAGDLLPYFSGHFDTTTGPKKETKSYDTIAAEVGEAAEKILFISDIVAELDAAKEAGMDTRLSIRPGNKPVEDGHTHEPIASFAQVSIG from the coding sequence ATGGCATCACCTTGGAATGTCATTCTGCTGGATATCGAAGGTACGACTTCGAGCGTTCGCTTCGTTTACGATGTGATGTTTCCGTATGTCCTAAAGGGGCTGGATAGCTTCCTGGCTCAATCCTGGAACGATCCAGCCTTGGCACCGGTCCTCGATCAGATCGCTCAAGACGCCGGCAGCGAGAGCTTCCTCGCTTGGACGGCCGATCTGACCGACGAAGATCAACGCCGCGAGAAAGTCGCCACCGAGATCCGCCGCCTGATGGATGACGACGTCAAAGCGACCGGCCTGAAGGCTTTGCAGGGCATGATCTGGAAAGATGGCTTCGAGCGGGGCGAGATGATCGCCCAGGTCTACGACGACGTCCCCCCTGCCCTGGAAACATGGACCAAGGCGGGCATGCGCGTCTACATCTACTCGTCCGGCAGCATCGCCGCCCAGAAACTGTTCTTTGGACACAGCGAAGCAGGCGACCTGCTCCCTTACTTCTCAGGTCACTTCGATACGACCACCGGTCCGAAGAAGGAAACCAAGAGCTACGACACGATCGCCGCGGAAGTGGGCGAGGCTGCCGAGAAGATTCTGTTTATCAGCGATATCGTCGCCGAACTGGATGCCGCCAAAGAAGCTGGCATGGACACTCGTCTAAGCATTCGTCCTGGCAACAAACCGGTCGAAGATGGGCACACGCACGAGCCGATCGCAAGCTTTGCCCAGGTTTCCATTGGCTAG
- a CDS encoding 2-isopropylmalate synthase — MNDKSIKIFDTTLRDGEQSPGASMNLAEKMEIAQALVDLGVDIIEAGFPIASPGDFEAVKEIATNIRGASICGLARCNPKDIERAWEALKHSSQPRIHVFLATSAIHREFKLKMTPDEIIRRGVEGVQLAASFCDDIEFSPEDASRTEPDFLCRVVEAAIDAGATTVNIPDTVGYATPNHMHKIITDLRNRVPNIDKAVISVHCHDDLGMAVANSLAAVEAGAGQVECTINGIGERAGNASLEEVVMALRTRHDYYNVNTRINTRRLVPTSRLLSNITGLQVQRNKAIVGRNAFAHESGIHQDGMLKEPTTYEIMRPEDVGLEKTDLVLGKHSGRAALSDRAKALGYHLSAEQLQIVFDEFKKLADKKKDIYDGDIAALCDQQIRGEVRQGWALHSLDVAHGTGKAPFVKMTLKRGDDMKSAEISEGDGPIDAAFWAIERITGVPITCKDFQVRSATLGRDALGEVTVEIQSDKKIARGRGTSTDTVEATVHAILDAVNRICMT; from the coding sequence ATGAACGATAAATCGATCAAAATCTTCGACACGACCCTCCGCGACGGCGAACAGTCTCCTGGTGCCAGCATGAACCTGGCCGAGAAGATGGAAATCGCCCAGGCCCTGGTCGACTTGGGCGTCGATATCATTGAAGCGGGTTTCCCAATCGCTTCGCCAGGCGACTTTGAAGCAGTCAAAGAGATCGCCACGAACATTCGCGGAGCCAGCATCTGCGGTCTGGCTCGCTGCAATCCCAAAGATATCGAGCGTGCCTGGGAAGCGCTGAAGCATTCCAGCCAACCACGCATTCACGTCTTCCTCGCGACCAGTGCTATCCATCGCGAGTTCAAGTTGAAGATGACACCTGACGAAATCATCCGTCGCGGTGTCGAAGGGGTTCAACTGGCGGCGTCGTTCTGCGACGACATCGAGTTCTCGCCGGAAGATGCCTCGCGTACCGAGCCTGACTTCTTGTGCCGCGTTGTCGAAGCGGCCATCGATGCCGGTGCGACCACGGTCAACATTCCTGATACCGTCGGTTACGCCACGCCAAACCACATGCACAAGATCATCACCGATCTGAGGAACCGTGTTCCGAACATCGACAAGGCGGTCATCAGCGTTCATTGCCACGACGACTTGGGCATGGCGGTTGCCAACAGCCTGGCCGCGGTCGAAGCAGGTGCCGGTCAGGTCGAATGCACGATCAACGGGATCGGCGAACGTGCCGGTAACGCTTCGCTGGAAGAAGTGGTGATGGCATTGCGCACCCGTCACGACTATTACAACGTCAACACCCGCATCAATACGCGTCGCCTGGTTCCGACCAGCCGCTTGCTCTCGAACATCACCGGCCTTCAGGTTCAGCGAAACAAGGCGATCGTCGGTCGCAACGCATTCGCACACGAGTCCGGCATCCATCAGGATGGCATGCTGAAAGAGCCGACCACTTACGAGATCATGCGTCCTGAGGACGTCGGCCTCGAAAAGACCGACCTGGTTCTCGGCAAGCATAGTGGTCGCGCGGCGTTGTCCGATCGCGCTAAGGCATTGGGCTACCACCTTTCCGCCGAGCAGCTTCAGATTGTCTTCGACGAGTTCAAGAAGTTGGCCGACAAGAAGAAAGACATCTACGACGGAGACATCGCCGCCTTGTGCGATCAACAGATCCGCGGCGAAGTGCGGCAAGGCTGGGCTCTGCACAGCCTCGATGTTGCCCACGGCACCGGCAAGGCTCCGTTCGTGAAGATGACCTTGAAGCGTGGCGACGACATGAAGTCGGCCGAGATCTCGGAAGGTGACGGCCCGATCGACGCCGCTTTCTGGGCGATCGAACGCATCACCGGAGTTCCCATCACTTGCAAAGACTTCCAGGTCCGCAGTGCAACTTTGGGACGTGATGCTCTGGGTGAAGTGACCGTCGAGATTCAGTCGGACAAGAAGATCGCGCGCGGTCGTGGCACTTCGACCGATACGGTGGAAGCGACCGTGCACGCGATTCTGGATGCCGTGAATCGGATCTGCATGACCTAA
- a CDS encoding 3-isopropylmalate dehydrogenase, which produces MKIAVIGGDGTGPEVTAEALKVMDAVAKLEGFTIEKTDFGFGGDHYLKTGEILPEGAVDELKKFDAIFLGAIGHPEVAPGILEKGLLLQLRFQLDQYINLRPVKLYPGVETPLKDKGPKEIDFVVVRENTEDLYAGVGGFLKKGTADEVATQTAMYTRKGCERWLRWAFEYTQKRNNPKGKKLTLVAKTNVLTFGHDLIWRTFQEVAKDYPDVEPDYNHVDACCMWMVKNPEYYDVIATTNMFGDIITDLAGILQGGMGVAAGGNINPDAGGTSMYEPMGGSAPKYTGKNVINPIAAISAAAMLLEHTGQPAAGARVMQAIQTVTGTKMKSQSAGKMGYSTTEVGDLVVEALGS; this is translated from the coding sequence ATGAAAATTGCCGTTATTGGTGGAGATGGAACCGGCCCCGAAGTCACCGCAGAAGCGCTGAAAGTGATGGACGCGGTCGCCAAACTGGAAGGATTTACCATCGAGAAGACCGATTTCGGCTTTGGTGGTGATCATTACCTGAAGACGGGCGAAATCTTGCCAGAAGGTGCTGTCGACGAGCTGAAGAAGTTCGACGCCATCTTCCTGGGTGCCATCGGTCACCCAGAAGTTGCTCCGGGCATCCTGGAAAAGGGCCTGTTGCTGCAACTCCGTTTCCAGTTGGACCAGTACATCAACCTGCGTCCTGTGAAGCTGTACCCAGGCGTCGAAACGCCTTTGAAGGACAAGGGCCCGAAGGAAATCGACTTCGTCGTAGTCCGTGAAAACACCGAAGACCTTTATGCCGGTGTGGGTGGTTTCCTGAAGAAGGGGACCGCCGACGAAGTGGCGACCCAAACCGCCATGTATACCCGCAAGGGTTGCGAACGCTGGTTGCGTTGGGCCTTCGAATACACCCAGAAGCGAAACAACCCGAAAGGTAAGAAGCTGACGCTGGTCGCCAAGACCAACGTGCTGACCTTCGGTCACGACCTGATCTGGCGCACGTTCCAGGAAGTCGCCAAGGACTATCCAGACGTCGAACCAGATTACAACCACGTCGATGCATGCTGCATGTGGATGGTTAAGAATCCGGAATATTACGACGTGATCGCCACCACCAACATGTTCGGCGACATCATCACTGACCTGGCAGGGATCCTGCAGGGTGGCATGGGGGTTGCTGCTGGTGGTAACATCAATCCTGACGCCGGTGGTACCAGCATGTACGAGCCGATGGGTGGAAGTGCACCGAAGTACACCGGTAAGAACGTAATCAACCCAATAGCTGCGATCAGTGCTGCTGCGATGCTGCTGGAACATACCGGTCAGCCCGCTGCTGGTGCTCGCGTTATGCAGGCCATCCAAACGGTGACCGGCACCAAGATGAAGAGCCAGAGCGCTGGCAAGATGGGATACAGCACGACCGAAGTCGGCGACCTGGTCGTCGAAGCTTTGGGTTCGTAG
- a CDS encoding diguanylate cyclase produces the protein MDELKTIVLVEDNEAEARLTMQCLRRSAERPITLHHVTTLAEAIKFSREVPVDAFILDLGLPDSSGLDGIVRLKIAAPEPAIVVLTGHDDEHDALRSVRMGAQLFVPKHEIAGHMHVMLRLVRQAVARQKQLLDALAQAHIDPLTSIANRRGLDSELERRMADFQRHNTPFCLAMIDVDHFKQINDRFGHEMGDHILMKLASKLVDHTRKTDLCTRFGGEEFAIVMSMTKLDEALEISKRIVQCIPKHFAQDLPEDTQVTVSCGVAEFLPGDESRTLVHRADTALYAAKQQGRNQVQHYRSNLDVLDVPVHV, from the coding sequence ATGGACGAACTGAAAACGATCGTTCTCGTAGAAGACAACGAGGCGGAAGCTCGGCTCACGATGCAATGTTTGCGTCGTTCAGCGGAACGACCAATCACACTCCACCACGTGACGACACTGGCCGAGGCGATCAAGTTCTCGCGGGAAGTGCCGGTGGATGCCTTCATTCTGGATCTCGGTCTGCCCGACAGTAGTGGGCTGGATGGGATCGTGCGTTTAAAGATCGCGGCGCCAGAGCCTGCGATCGTGGTGCTGACGGGTCACGATGACGAACACGATGCACTGCGATCGGTCCGGATGGGCGCTCAGCTATTCGTGCCTAAGCATGAAATCGCCGGACATATGCATGTCATGCTGCGACTGGTGCGTCAGGCAGTCGCCCGGCAGAAGCAGCTTCTCGATGCACTTGCCCAGGCCCACATCGACCCGTTGACATCGATTGCGAACCGTCGCGGTCTCGACTCGGAACTGGAAAGGAGAATGGCGGACTTCCAGCGACATAACACGCCGTTCTGCCTGGCCATGATCGATGTCGATCACTTCAAGCAAATTAATGATCGCTTTGGTCACGAAATGGGCGATCACATCCTGATGAAGTTGGCCTCGAAACTGGTGGACCACACCCGCAAGACCGATCTTTGCACGCGATTCGGCGGCGAAGAGTTTGCGATCGTCATGTCGATGACCAAATTGGACGAGGCACTGGAAATTTCAAAACGAATCGTCCAGTGCATTCCAAAGCACTTTGCCCAAGATCTGCCAGAAGATACCCAGGTGACCGTGAGCTGCGGTGTGGCCGAGTTCTTACCTGGGGATGAGAGTCGAACTCTCGTTCATCGGGCCGACACCGCGCTTTATGCCGCCAAGCAACAGGGTCGAAACCAGGTGCAACACTATCGCTCGAACCTCGACGTGCTCGACGTTCCGGTGCACGTGTAA